Genomic DNA from Methanofollis sp. W23:
ATATCTTCTCTCCATGGGGGGCCCGGGGGCGAGTGCCGCTCGGACCATGGGGATGAAGATTGGGCCGGGAAGGCATATTCGAACTCCCTGAAGAGGGATTGCCGTCCACAACCTATCGTGGTGCAGGGGGTCTGGGGGGCGGCCAGCCCCCCAGTGGAGGCGAGGGTTTAGAATTCGTGGAAAGATGAGTTTCGGTTCGATAAGATGTTCAAGCCACAGGGAGTTTTGGGATGAACTCCATGAAAATGATCCCTATGATCCTCACTTCAGATTTGCATGAGTGTTTGAACTCGCTATATCACGTTGGAGCCCGACACACAGAGGATAGAATATTCCTCTGATGGATCGGCCGCCCGGAACCGTCAAATCGAAGATGACCGGAGGGCGGCATGGTGCTCGACTTCGATCCACTCCTCAAACAAAACACGGATGAGGGTCGGAAATCGATCCAGTTCTGATATGATATTTTCATCCTGTATGCGTGGCCCAAGGTTCATGCTCGATTCTACAGAGCCCCTATCCCCTCGCGTCGGGGTGCGGCCATCTGATGATCGTCCGCGTGGTGTCGTGCTTTTTCATCTCGTATGCCTGAGCCCCTGGTTCATGCCTGATTCTACAGGTCCGTATTCTCAGGGTCGTTGTCCCTCAGGTCTCCCTCATCCCCGGAGATACTGATTGGGCCAGGAAGACGGGTCTGACACTCCTGGTGCAAGAGATGCCCGACTTCACGCGCCCCGCTTTCTCACCCCACCTCTTCCTTCCCCAGCACGATCTCTCGCAGCACCGCCTGTGTCCCGGCAGGTGTCGGCCCCGCCGTGACCTCGAAGACCCTCGCCGCCCCGAGGAGCGAGGCGAAGAACCTGCGGCGAATCCCCTCCCTGAACGCCGTCCTGACCAGGAGATGGGGGTTGAAGTAGCCGGCGGCCGACGCGATCTCAAGGGCCTCTTCAGGGTCGAGGAGACGGCACCACGCCGCCGCCCCTCCCTCGTGGCGCCTGAGAAACACGATGGTCCGCAGGGTGGTCATCGGAAGGACCCGCCCCTTCCCGACCACCGACCTGAGGTCGACCACTGCCCGCCCCTCGGCGTCGAGGTCGGCCTTGCCGACAAGATCTTCAAACGCAGGCCAGGCCCCGGCCAGGTCGGCCCTGATATAGAAGTTCTTCTCAGACCCATACGCAAAGACCTCGTCCCCATAGACCCTGGCAAAGAACCAGTCGTCTGAGACCACCCGCACCCGCGGG
This window encodes:
- a CDS encoding aldolase encodes the protein MPCPFTLITVEEKEDLEARYVDAVAYEVKSEIFGCCIKLLTDEKETKERWEENFYFISQNIRSHGRLYHLRDPAVPAETVRYDPQSRTVFLLNVTYYGLVKSLALSVAGDVLEEEHGTHSVHGACVDADGRGVALLGESGAGKTTQTYGLLLDPRVRVVSDDWFFARVYGDEVFAYGSEKNFYIRADLAGAWPAFEDLVGKADLDAEGRAVVDLRSVVGKGRVLPMTTLRTIVFLRRHEGGAAAWCRLLDPEEALEIASAAGYFNPHLLVRTAFREGIRRRFFASLLGAARVFEVTAGPTPAGTQAVLREIVLGKEEVG